The Megalobrama amblycephala isolate DHTTF-2021 linkage group LG1, ASM1881202v1, whole genome shotgun sequence genome segment GTGCACAAATGATGGGTGATTATCATGTGGAGTGTGTGCTTGTAGgtgcatgtgtatgtgttttaagtTCTCAGTTATCCATGCTTCCTGTGGTGAACAGCACCCTCTGGTCGGTTCGAGCCAGCTTGGCGGGCGGTTCCAGAGATTCATCCCCGATAGCGCCCACATCAGACTGCAGAGACAACTCCTGACACTCATCTTCACtgtcttcttcctcctcctcttcctcttctgaGACACAGACATACAGAGAATgtcaattataaaaaatatatattatattatataatatatatgatatttttaattctttttgaattataaattaatgtaattacttaatattaaatacacatttttataattatactattatattttattttataattttagaagtttatttttaaaagttttttttttaaacatcaataatacatttatttttgtttttatattattttaaatttacattaaaatttaaattacataaattataaatcacataataattacattaaaggcacaatatgtaaaatatttaggattaaaatatccaaaaaccagtagaacaatgttattttgttgacttgggtacttgcattatcccaaatgtttccaacaatgtttaaatccagaaaaaTAAGCTATTTTAACAAGTGACACAGACCGTGTCATTGGTTCGCCTTGATTTCCAGTTTTACTTCCATAGAaatcatggaaacaccaaagacactttaatatattatgggcgcaaaccctcttttggcgttaAAAATCTACTGTCGGGATTTGCTAAAGACACACAGTGCAAAATTTGCGCTGAAAAGGcatggactgagttgtttttgcaGCTGACCTTATAGAtagcatatgcatttgtaggagttttcCTATCagacgcaaaatttatgggaggagtaTTTAAATGAAGCACGCAAcgcgatttactaatgtttgcgctagtcaatttactggtatttgctcCATTATTTAACGCcccaaaaaaagtgttttgcgaCAATCGTTGGTGCTAGGAGGAGACACCGCAGAGAACAGAAGGGCGTGGTAgaagggagaaaatatttttCACTCGTATTCATTTCTTTGGAATGCCAGAGGAAGACGTTATCCGAACATATCGTTTACCAAGCCATGttggcctatatatatatatatatatatatatatatatatatatatatatatatatatatatatatgcgtgtACGTGTTTGCCAGATTCCATGTAACAATTTGCGCCTGTGTCGACCCGCACCTGGTAAgagcatcagctctgcttatttgcGACCAAACGATAATTTGCGCTGCTCTTGCTAGATTGTGTTGGTCATTATATAAATGATTTGACTGCATAAATCTGGCcctatgtgttttattagacggGTGAGCAGCTGTTTGGATACCTTTATCGACAGAAAAtgaatcattgttatatagctcaacaaaGTTAGTCATATTGTTTGAAtctctcgttttcttgatttaccgggAGTAACATGTTTGTACTCAAAAAGTAAATCAGACAACACTATTAtgtcaagtggctaacatagtaaaatcagaaagagctttatttgtagtaacggtaatacagcattttctccaccaTACAATGAACTGCATTCCATTTagcaacacaagccatccagcttttattaatatgatattctaatatcagtctagtttactgcagtgtgcaacaagtgtctcacaccAGCCACCGAGCAAACGCAGTCACgatataacaactttcaacacactcaaatttATTTTTAGCATGATtgtttttagcaagtaaaacaGCGCAGCGTTACTTCAaaattttaattcaaataaagtGACCTGTACAAGTAGTAATTAAGCACTTGCGGCTGTTTCATTAGATTGAAAGaaaataatgtgaatttaagTTATGAAGCATAAAGTTTCAGGGAAGGAGGCGAATGTTAAATATAACTTAAATCGTACAATATGCGGCATATAAGCATAATATAAACAGCAGCGACAAATGTCCcaggctctcagcccgccctgcTTCATAacacagtaacgttaataaaactttaatatattagCTCAACCATGAACaagatttctgcctgagtcccgttGGATTGCATTCTATCAGCTGTGGAGATGAAGACTACAACTTCCATGATTCCACGCTCATTCACagcatcatcaagctatgcccttgttattgttttgaataagcgacctctagtggcaaaacttacatactgtgcctttaaaaaTACACAATGTATTTGTGAGTGGTGCACACTTTCTCAAGTCACTGCCATGATCCAACAGTGTTGtggttggttgctagggtgttgctatgtggctgCTAAGGTCTTCTGAATGTTGCAGAGCATTGCTACATGGTTACTAgagttctttgggaagctgatgGGATTTTTACCTAAACCTGAATTTAGTAACTGAAGAAGAAACAATCACAAGTCTGTGATTGAGAATACATCAAGCCAAAGGCACTGCAAATCCATTTGTGTGCCTGTTTGCTTTTTAGAAGATTATTATGTGTTTGGTTTTTGTGTGTAAAACTACTAACCTTTATCAGGATCGAGTGGGTTCAGACTTCGGCCAAGACTTGCAAACTTAAAAGAGCATAAGAGAAAATTAGGACATTTCAAACTTTCTTTTCGATTCAGAATCACACATTCACAGTTCCTCAGTCTAATATCCTGTTATGAGAAGCATGAGGCACTTTTGTTTTGTATCACACATTGAAATGAGAAGTGTTTCTTtgagtgtgtatgtttgtttatacCTCTCCCATGACAGCAATGGGAGTTTCACCCTTGGCCTGGGCAACTCTGTGCTCTATCAGATAGTACATGTACTCATCATAGAGCAGGCGGATTAGGTGAAATGAGCCGAAGCTTGCAGCACTGCGGAGAGTCAGGTCTCTGATCACCATCGAGCTAAAGAGAGAACAAAGAAAGGGTACAGGAAGTGTGAGAAAGACAAGAGTTGTTTGGTGGGTAAGACACATAAGAGAATGAGTAAAAGGGAAACATTACAGCTAGATGCTCCAACACTCATTACAGCCCTGTAACAAAACCTACACACAATGTGACTGCCCCAAAAAGCAAAATTATGTTACCTTTAAGGATTTATTGTTTTAGAAAAATCTAAGGGAGCATCCCATGCATCTGTCATGGATACAGCATATAGGCATAATTTATTCAAGACtaaaaaaacagagaaaataaaGAGATAGTGATAAAGAAAAGCAGATAATCTTTCTCaataattcatttatatataatcagtTTAAAACATCTTTGAtgtataaaagtattcatttcggtaaaaaaaaatatttcttgggAAAGAAATTAGTACATATTTAGTACAAATTAGTACATACATATTtacacgatttactaaatcgaTGGAACGAAAACTTAATTTGTGGCCatgataaaaatatttatgtccACGTGTCAGGTGCAGGACTCCGTAagtacataataaaataattaactaaaaataaagcacaaatataaaaaatacatttaatttatatagttataatattacaatatagtattttttatgatttataatttgaattaatcaatcatatctatctatatatatatttctaaaggaacactgcccaacagcgacacccgcaggtaaagttacagcaggagtcatgcctcccttttCACTCATAGGAAACCATAGAAAACCATCAGACCCCCAGCatgcggtgggttttgtggggggtaattgagaatgattGGAGGAAAGTCacatgagaggaggcaatgtctccatcgcgctatgattggatgtaattggttatgattggatatgattggtttgtgcgataaatcccgcctcttgttgaCGTGCGCGTTCCTCACGTCagtttgaatgaacaaatgatggcgtcaatgggaagactaattgaaaagtaagtaaacagatcacccagttagatatcactgctttgtcacgtcaaaatcaaacttgaaatggactgaaaggaTGATGGCTGCGGGGGTTTTTcagtgcaatcagcttggtgaaattaaaaatacaaattcataTCTGTAACAGACTGCGTTTACGGaacatgactgatgatccaaaatagcctaagtagacaattaaaaagaaaaacatcaatacacaaataaaatatattatttaaattattacagcctttagttattattttggaatgaatgtagaaatgcttaaaacactaacttgatgagattgagattattttgataaatagaacattacattgttaatgtaaaattacaaaatagaattgtatttggtttatttatttttttattttttgatgtaatgtaaactaaagttcatttaacaaggaagatgtgtcaatgttaagagtaatgcattaatttacattgattcataaataaataaaaaaaagtgcctCCTCATTTATACCTCACATACCACTGCAGGCcactgattttatatatatgtgtgtgtgtgtgtttatgaagACTTTATGGCAAAAAGCCTCTTCACCTCTTCTGAGACTCACCTGTAAAAACTCCACTTTAGCAGGAAGAGTTTAGCTGCTTTTGGAAAGGCAGAGCTGGACTGGTACGGTTTTAAGACCTGTGAGACCACACCATCCAGCcaggctgcccactgctctagAGAGTTCTGCTGCTGAAGGGTCAGTTTAAAGTCCTGCTCCAGCCGCTGCACCACCCGATCCTCACATCGGCACACCCAAGAGGCCTGTTCCTACAGGAGAAAGCACATGGGGATTCAAAAACCCATACTAAATGAATTACCTATTATTGATCCTtcaaaaaacattctaaaatgctgattcactgctcaagaaacatttattattattattattatcaatgttgaaaacagttgtgctgcttaaaaaaaaaaaaaaaaaaaatgtgatacactaccattcaaaagttttggttaagtaataataataatttttttttagcaagggcacattaaattgatcagaagtgacagtaaagacatttatattgttacaaaagatttttatttcaaataaatgctgttcagtTACCTTCTTATTTATCCAAGAATCTTGGGAAATTGCATCATGCTTCCCATAAAAATAGTAAGTAGcaaaaatttataataataagaaccataattaataattgagaatcaataataattatatatacttataatattaatagtatacattacagtatatatcatatattatatttatagtatattataatataagtGTAATAATTGAATTGATTTaacagcaaatcatcatattagattttttctgaaggatcatgtgacactgaagactggagtaatcaGCTTttgattacaggaataaattacattcttaaatatattcaaatagaaaaaaagttatacattgtattaaagggttagttcacccaaaaatgaaagcataaatgaatcagagtatttatttatgctccaatcatttatgctccgatgcttcctgaagcagtgttttgaaatcggccatcactacataagtcgttatttaggtttttttggcgctccaaaaatattctcgtcgctttataatattaatattgaaccactgtactcacatgaactgatttaagtatgtttttagtacattaatggatcttgagagaggcaatgtcattgctggctatgcaggcctcactgagccatcggatttcaactaaaatatcttaatttgtgttctgaagatgaataaaggtcttacgggtgtggaatagcatgagggtgagtaataaatgacaggattttcatttttgggtgaactaaccctttaatatttctcaatattactgtttttactgtatttttgatcaaataaatgcagccttgttgagcagaagacaaaaaaaatcttaattctaaacttttgtcagtcaatcaatcaatcaatcaatcaatcaatcaatcaatcagtcaattaatcaatcagtgtctgtctgtctgtctttctatctataAATATCTATAACAAACAGCAAAATAATGTATATGTTTACATTCTGAAGAAGGTGAGTGATTGGTGTTTGCCCATGTCACCAACACATTCTTCTCTAAATTAGTTAGCATTTCCGTTTTTGCTATGGCCTAGTGGTTAAAGCTATGATGAAAATGCTacctaaaatgttttgaatagcACAGCAAGGGTTGATCCACAAACTATCACCCCTGTGCTCTTGAGTAGGACACGTTGCCCAGGGTTCACATTGAAATGTGTACTACAAGTCATTTGGATAAAATCATTAGCTAAATGACTACTGACATACTCAGCAAAACCCCTTTTTAAAATCACTTTCAAGGAAACAAACTGTATGTTATGCTAAAAAATCATCTGAGTTTCCGTTACCATGATAGCTAGACAGACCACAAACACCCACACGAAGTTCATCTCAGATGGTGACAGATTAAATCTCTAGTTCAACCCTCATAAATACAGCATCCAGCCTCAAATCGGACGTGAGGGATATGTCCagtcacacacacctgcacattGGCAAAGTCCACTCTGTTGAGGTCGCTGAGCATCTGGTTGATCTGTGCTGTGTTTTGCAGGACAGCACGAGCTGCCTGGGCCAGGTGGTTTAGAGAGGTGTACCTGCGCAGGGTCTGTGCGAACGCGCTTGCAGACGTCACCTAAACAAAGGCCAGTTCACAGAGAAAAGGGGCAATAAGTAAcagattaatgttttaatattctAAAGTTTAATTAtctaatgtttatttatttgtttgttgggTGTGACAGATAAAACATCTCTGTTGTACGCATTTACTAGGgattttgttttgctgtttaaaattAGAACAGTATTAAGGGAACTTTCTTAATGCAGATGATGTGTGATATTTGCATTTTCCCAAATGAAATTCATTAGGGAAAGTTTTTAAGTCTTTAAACACTTTCAATTTTAGTAAATCCCCTAGTTTAAATGTCTGACTACTCACAAGCACATTGTTTTAAGTTCCTGTTAGACCAAGCATACTATTATTAGCCATTAATAAAAACAGACGTTTTGTGGTATTAGACTGTCACGGTTGACCGATGCAGATgcactgaatgaaaatgcaaattaaatCTCTGACAGTAGATGGCGCTTATGAAAGCAGAAATATATCGGGGTTTTTTTTGGCTACATCTGTAAACAAAGCGGCTCTGTGCATATAAACACTattttattatgcattattcattgGAACTTTGATTAACCAATTATAATGTAGCTCAATACTCCGCCAAGCTTTAATGAATGTGCACTTCCCTGATATCGAGCTAGTTAAAGCATGCATTCATCTTGCAGGGCTGTCTGTGCGTGATTACAAACCATCTGCTCACAACAGTTTTTATTTCAGGTTTTTACTTTCAAGTACTTACAAGAACCATGGGTACCCTTTCAATAAGATGTACAGTACCATTCATACATTTGGGGTCTGtaaattttctctttttcatttcACTGACCTTGACACGAACCATCTCTTCAGGAATGTTCATCATGGCGTTAGTCAACCAGCTCTCAAGACTCTTGGCAAAGTTTCGGATGGCTTGTGTTAAGGCACCTGGagaaagaattaagaattaatttCAGCAAAATATATGATGTCGTGTGGCTGTGGACGCCGATAATTGGTAGCCCTGATGTTGACCCACAGGTTGGCAAAATGAAGGTGAATGTGAGTGAAAAGAGGCCACTGTTGGCAAAATGCGACTCACCTTATAGATCACCACCAGCTCTGGCACATACTGCTGCATATTAATATGCAAATCTGTAGTGAGAGAACAATGGTGAACTCACTGGGAATAGGTCTCAGAACGTCTGGGATGAGCATCTCCACCAGGCCCTGGTACAGTGTGTTGTCGCAGTCACGACTCCAGCGAAGCACTGGTTCATATTTACAGAGCAGCACCAAACATGACTTGGGCAGCCTCTTCTCTGACTCATCATGCCTAAGACATCCAAAGAAAAACAGATAAAGTTTAGTGTCTTACCATTCATTAACCCTATGAAGAATACTTTATCATATTTGATTCACAAATTTCTATAGCAGATGCGAGTGGCATGACGCAACACGACAAAAacaaatagaacccattataatcagtgatgctgtctacactggatgcagcGTGACGCAAAGCATCATGACAAATTCCCAACAGTAAACTGATAAACCCTGTTATATTTCTGACACGAGGAACAAAATGATTTGCAACGGTTGCTTTGTTGCATCCTGTGTTGACAGCCTCAGGCTGTTGCAACAACTGTCACGTCTGGTGTAGACATGGTGTTGtaaggcctctaaattatcaacatgatcaaaactttgatAAAAAAAACTTGTACAATGTCTTCTGTCATCTGATTGACagtttatacttttttagtGAGTaaaaggcttaatataattctAAAAACATCCCCCTTTAGGTTGTGGTACAtgtgtctttttgctgtgaagTCTTTACTGATTTTACAGAAGTAAACGTAagaataactttttattttgttagtaatatttctaGATCaacacttactggactgaagtAACTTAAGTTTATTTGATTATCAATTAATACTTTTCTAGAAAAAATATGTTAAGATGATTTGGTACATCatgctttttttatatttttatatcagaCTTTTATGGCTAATATAGTATTCTCCTATATAATACTATATTAGTCATAAAAGtctgatgtatcaaatatgatactttttatattttgtctaaatgttcaataaactgtttcatttaaaaaaaaaaaaaacttgatttgTCTGACAATTATTAGATATCAGGCTCTATACCACCCTTGCTCAGTAGAACCACCTTAATAAAATCCTCCTGAAAGCATAAAACTGTGAAAACCTTGACATGTAGTGTTGGTCTACAGGATTTTGTTGTGCTGAGAAGAAAACTTACACAGCTAGTGTTGCTGAGTCTCCTGCCTGACTTTCACTGAACCTCCAAAATGTTTTCCAAAGAGTCTCCACCAAAGGGAACTGAAGGTTGACCATTACATCAAGAATGGCCTAAAGAAACACACAACATCAGTAAAAAACAActtgaaaaaatatttagcttaTATACAGATATTCATTGTGATGCCTACAATCAATCACTGATTTCAAAcacagaagaagaaagaagacTCACTTCGCAGTGTTCTCTGTATAGCAGCTGAAAGCTCTTGAGATGTTCCAGCTCAATGCCCTCTGGTAAAGCTTTACCCTGCAGGTCAACATCAGGGAATTCGGGGAGAGCTCTGGACGCATCTAAACATCAAGGATTACAGCAACCATATAATGACTTGTTATTAAAATCTACTTGACTGATAGAGTTCAATTTATTTTACTGAATCAGTTTGTTTGAAAAGTAAGTTTCAAAGAACTAAAAAAAGTTTTCCAAAAAACTCAAATGAAATGTACTTAAAAACTTTCAAATCAGTTCAAATCagattatttaaaaagaatCCGTTTATGAGAACGATTCA includes the following:
- the rfx1a gene encoding MHC class II regulatory factor RFX1a isoform X8, with the protein product MSVGWETDRVSYNSAAVPDVQSFLYEMPSAHSVQQQLQQVPVQHVYTNQVQYVEGGDANYTTSTIRSSSFPYTETPLYTQTTAGQYYETTPASGSEATSPGTPLTVSVTTGSPGVSMFVAGTGQIVANPTTVAGGGVTAVVAATGTAANGSGDSGSDANGSSGSYVIQGGYMLAGSGTGNSGNGHGYPHPTRASPTTVSINEGEDNSVPSADKKLSSGPQVQWLLDNYETAEGVSLPRSTLYCHYLLHCQEQKLEPVNAASFGKLIRSVFMGLRTRRLGTRGNSKYHYYGLRIKASSSLLRLMEDQQHLAMRQQPFSQKQRLKPVQKVEGITNGMSSGSGQQQQQQQSSGLSDISTQVQQYQQFLDASRALPEFPDVDLQGKALPEGIELEHLKSFQLLYREHCEAILDVMVNLQFPLVETLWKTFWRFSESQAGDSATLAVHDESEKRLPKSCLVLLCKYEPVLRWSRDCDNTLYQGLVEMLIPDVLRPIPSALTQAIRNFAKSLESWLTNAMMNIPEEMVRVKVTSASAFAQTLRRYTSLNHLAQAARAVLQNTAQINQMLSDLNRVDFANVQEQASWVCRCEDRVVQRLEQDFKLTLQQQNSLEQWAAWLDGVVSQVLKPYQSSSAFPKAAKLFLLKWSFYSSMVIRDLTLRSAASFGSFHLIRLLYDEYMYYLIEHRVAQAKGETPIAVMGEFASLGRSLNPLDPDKEEEEEEEEDSEDECQELSLQSDVGAIGDESLEPPAKLARTDQRVLFTTGSMDN